The proteins below are encoded in one region of Methanofollis aquaemaris:
- a CDS encoding 3-isopropylmalate dehydrogenase, with protein MYRVAAIGGDGIGPEILDEGKKVLDAAGERYGFDIDWTDFDIGAERYLETGVLVTEEELKEISGYPAIYFGSIGDERVKPGILEKGILLKMRFSFDEYVNLRPIRLLHGIQSPLVGKGPEDIDFVVVRENTEDFYVGIGSRFRQSEKKELEVVRDLYSVKFGLDVESDAEEIAYQIGVLSREGCRRVMEYAFDLAERRQRRVASVDKANVLSDVYGLWREVFSEVEGRHPGVATELTFVDAVTMWFVKNPEWFDVVVTPNMFGDIVTDLGAMIQGGLGLAPGGNINPTGTSMFEPIHGSAPKYRGLGVANPIATIWAGALLLDYLGEHEAAEGVVEAIEGTIRDGVVTRDLGGAAKTADVGDHVAALLRG; from the coding sequence ATGTACAGGGTCGCAGCGATAGGCGGCGACGGCATCGGCCCCGAGATCCTCGACGAGGGCAAAAAAGTCCTCGATGCCGCGGGGGAGCGGTACGGTTTCGATATCGACTGGACCGACTTCGATATCGGGGCCGAGCGGTACCTGGAGACCGGCGTGCTGGTCACCGAGGAGGAACTCAAAGAAATCTCCGGATACCCGGCGATCTATTTCGGGTCCATCGGCGACGAGCGCGTGAAGCCCGGCATCCTGGAGAAGGGGATCCTCCTCAAGATGCGGTTCTCCTTCGACGAGTACGTGAACCTCAGGCCGATCCGTCTCCTGCACGGGATCCAGAGCCCGCTCGTCGGCAAGGGGCCTGAAGACATCGACTTCGTCGTGGTGCGCGAGAACACCGAGGACTTCTATGTCGGGATCGGGTCGCGCTTCAGGCAGAGTGAGAAAAAGGAACTCGAGGTCGTCAGGGACCTGTACTCGGTGAAGTTCGGTCTCGACGTCGAGAGCGACGCCGAGGAGATCGCCTACCAGATCGGCGTCCTCTCCCGCGAGGGCTGCCGGCGGGTGATGGAGTACGCCTTCGACCTCGCCGAACGGCGGCAGCGACGGGTGGCTTCGGTCGACAAGGCGAACGTCCTCTCCGATGTCTACGGGCTCTGGCGGGAGGTCTTCTCCGAGGTCGAGGGGCGCCACCCCGGCGTGGCGACCGAGCTCACCTTCGTCGACGCCGTGACGATGTGGTTTGTCAAGAACCCGGAGTGGTTCGATGTCGTGGTCACCCCGAACATGTTCGGCGACATCGTCACCGATCTCGGAGCGATGATCCAGGGCGGTCTCGGCCTCGCGCCGGGCGGGAACATCAACCCGACGGGCACTTCGATGTTCGAGCCCATCCATGGTTCGGCCCCGAAGTACCGGGGCCTCGGCGTCGCCAACCCCATCGCCACCATCTGGGCGGGCGCCCTCCTCCTCGACTATCTCGGCGAGCACGAGGCAGCGGAGGGGGTCGTGGAGGCGATCGAGGGGACGATCCGGGACGGCGTGGTGACCCGCGACCTCGGCGGCGCGGCAAAGACTGCAGACGTCGGCGACCACGTCGCGGCGCTGTTGCGGGGATAA
- a CDS encoding ion transporter yields MSRYRLYNILEGTDEGGTAGKVFNTFIVALIVANVAAVVLGTDAFLYLRYQFFFDWFEIFSVAIFTAEYALRLWTAPCNPGFVGPGGRVRFAASPMAIIDLVAILPFYLPMIIPLDLRVLRMLRLLRVFRLFKLYRYSEALKMLERVVKAEKEALVVVGFVLVVLLVLTSTVMYCVEHNAQPEAFSSIPMAMWWAVATLTTVGYGDVYPITPFGKLLGGFIAILGIGMFALPAGILASAFGDEIKNRHEKKRICPHCGRCIDDQPGSEEEYVSGAEDGLTQPGQPDASH; encoded by the coding sequence ATGTCCAGGTACCGACTTTATAACATCCTTGAAGGGACCGACGAAGGAGGTACGGCGGGTAAGGTGTTCAACACTTTTATCGTCGCCCTCATCGTCGCCAACGTGGCCGCCGTCGTCCTGGGAACCGATGCGTTCCTCTATCTGAGGTATCAGTTCTTCTTCGACTGGTTCGAGATCTTCTCGGTTGCGATCTTCACGGCGGAGTACGCCCTCCGCCTCTGGACGGCGCCCTGCAACCCCGGGTTTGTGGGTCCGGGTGGCCGGGTGCGTTTTGCCGCGTCCCCCATGGCGATCATCGATCTCGTCGCCATCCTGCCCTTCTATCTGCCGATGATCATCCCTCTCGACCTCAGGGTACTGCGGATGCTGCGCCTGCTCAGAGTCTTTCGGCTCTTCAAACTCTATCGGTATTCCGAGGCTCTCAAAATGCTTGAGCGGGTCGTTAAGGCTGAGAAGGAGGCACTCGTCGTTGTCGGATTTGTCCTCGTCGTCCTCCTTGTCCTCACCTCGACCGTGATGTATTGTGTCGAGCATAATGCCCAGCCCGAGGCCTTCTCCAGCATCCCGATGGCGATGTGGTGGGCGGTGGCGACGCTCACCACCGTCGGGTATGGGGACGTCTACCCGATCACCCCGTTCGGCAAACTCCTCGGCGGTTTTATCGCGATCCTGGGGATCGGGATGTTCGCGCTCCCGGCCGGGATCCTTGCCTCGGCCTTCGGTGACGAGATCAAAAACCGGCATGAGAAAAAGCGTATCTGCCCGCACTGTGGGCGGTGCATCGACGATCAGCCAGGGAGCGAGGAGGAGTATGTGAGTGGTGCTGAGGATGGGCTGACTCAGC
- a CDS encoding 3-isopropylmalate dehydratase small subunit, with product MRIWKFGDDIDTDAIIPGRFLTEYEPEKLAVHLFEGTRDDCRTGVQPGDIIVAGKNFGCGSSREHAPLALLGAGVKIVVAESFARIFYRNAVNTGLLPLVCPDTGGLEEGHEATVDIDNGVLTSDGVAYPIEPVPPFMQAIIDAGGLVEYAKEMKEVELCTGSQR from the coding sequence ATGCGGATCTGGAAATTCGGCGACGACATCGATACTGACGCAATCATCCCGGGGCGGTTCCTCACCGAGTACGAACCCGAAAAACTCGCGGTGCATCTCTTCGAAGGGACGAGGGACGACTGCAGAACCGGGGTGCAGCCCGGCGACATCATCGTCGCGGGCAAGAACTTCGGCTGCGGCTCCTCCCGCGAGCACGCCCCTCTCGCCCTCCTCGGCGCGGGGGTGAAGATCGTCGTGGCCGAGTCCTTTGCCAGGATCTTCTACCGCAATGCGGTGAACACCGGGCTCCTCCCCCTGGTCTGTCCTGACACCGGCGGGCTCGAAGAAGGGCACGAGGCGACGGTCGACATAGACAATGGTGTGTTGACGTCCGACGGCGTCGCCTACCCCATCGAACCGGTGCCGCCCTTCATGCAGGCGATCATCGATGCCGGCGGACTGGTCGAATATGCAAAAGAGATGAAGGAGGTGGAATTATGTACAGGGTCGCAGCGATAG
- a CDS encoding 3-isopropylmalate dehydratase large subunit codes for MGATLVEKIFSSRCDRGVRAGEVVMAPVDRAMVHDITGPLAVRVFKEMDGEQVFDPARIVMLFDHQVPADSVPAAENQQFMREFAREQEIHNYDLREGVCHQVLMEKGHAAPGEIIVGSDSHTCTYGAAGAFATGIGSTDMGFVLKFGALYFRVPESIEVTVSGTFAPRVGAKDLILSIAGDIGAGGATYQALEFCGETIETMPMTGRMTCCNMAIEMGAKAGIVPPDAVTREYVQARRPGAEIADLAPDRDAVYADRRAYDVTDLVPQVAVPHNVDHVVDVGEVAGTHIDQVFIGSCTNGRYEDFVEAAEVLGDRKFSDDIRVIVVPASKEEYLKTLRAGLIEKFVEAGALVEAPCCGPCMGGAFGLLAPGEVSLSTSNRNFRGRQGSTEAEVYLCSPATAAASAITGAITDPREL; via the coding sequence ATGGGTGCGACGCTTGTCGAGAAGATCTTCTCCTCCCGGTGCGACCGGGGGGTACGGGCAGGCGAGGTGGTGATGGCCCCGGTGGACCGGGCAATGGTCCACGACATCACCGGCCCCCTCGCCGTCAGAGTGTTCAAAGAGATGGATGGAGAGCAGGTCTTCGATCCGGCACGGATCGTGATGCTCTTCGACCACCAGGTTCCGGCCGACTCAGTTCCGGCGGCCGAGAACCAGCAGTTCATGCGGGAGTTCGCCCGCGAGCAGGAGATCCACAACTACGACCTTCGCGAGGGCGTCTGTCACCAGGTGCTCATGGAGAAGGGACATGCCGCTCCGGGAGAGATCATTGTCGGTTCGGACTCGCACACCTGCACCTACGGAGCCGCAGGAGCGTTTGCGACCGGCATCGGGTCGACCGACATGGGCTTCGTCCTCAAGTTCGGCGCCCTCTACTTCAGAGTGCCCGAATCGATCGAGGTCACAGTGAGCGGCACCTTCGCCCCCCGCGTCGGGGCAAAAGATCTCATCCTCTCCATCGCCGGCGACATCGGCGCGGGCGGCGCCACCTACCAGGCGCTTGAATTCTGCGGAGAGACCATCGAGACGATGCCGATGACTGGACGGATGACCTGCTGCAACATGGCCATCGAGATGGGCGCAAAGGCAGGTATCGTCCCACCCGACGCCGTCACCAGGGAATACGTGCAGGCCAGGCGGCCCGGTGCGGAGATCGCCGACCTCGCCCCCGACCGGGACGCCGTCTATGCCGACCGCCGCGCATACGACGTCACCGATCTCGTCCCGCAGGTCGCGGTCCCCCACAATGTGGACCATGTCGTCGACGTCGGCGAGGTCGCCGGGACTCACATCGACCAGGTCTTCATCGGTTCGTGCACGAACGGTCGGTATGAGGACTTCGTCGAGGCCGCCGAAGTGCTCGGCGACCGGAAATTCTCCGACGACATACGGGTGATCGTCGTCCCGGCCTCGAAGGAAGAGTACCTCAAGACCCTCAGGGCCGGACTGATCGAAAAATTCGTCGAAGCGGGTGCGCTTGTCGAGGCGCCGTGCTGCGGCCCGTGCATGGGCGGGGCCTTCGGGCTCCTCGCCCCCGGCGAGGTCTCGCTCTCCACCTCGAACCGCAACTTCAGGGGACGGCAGGGGAGCACCGAGGCGGAGGTCTACCTCTGCTCGCCGGCGACAGCGGCGGCGAGCGCGATCACCGGCGCGATCACCGACCCGAGGGAGTTGTGA